The genomic region AAAGGAGAGGTTCGAGTTAACGGGGCATGTCTTTGATAATCGGCGGGATGCCTACTCCCACGGAGTCGATCTTCCGTGTGCCTGAAGCTGCCGTTCCCAGGCAGCCTGTGATTTCGCCGTTACGGATCACCCAAACTCCTTGTTGGGGCACTTCGACCTGGCACACCATGCCGATGGCTACGCTGCAATCGGATGTGCTGAAATTGACCGTGTGGTCAATTTGTCTGTTGTATGAGCAGTCGCATGCGCAGTGGAAGGTTTGCTGCTTAGGCAGAGCCAAGCCAGGACTGGCTGCACCGCAAATAAAGCCAAGACCCAAGCCGCCGATCACCAATGATTTAGATAGTCGCCGCATCGCTTCTCCTCCTTTAGGTAGGTTTCTCGTTCAACGGGAGATGATACTTCAAAATTAGCGCCAATCAATGTTGTGTCTGAGGGAGGGGGGAAGGGAACCGGGGCGAAGGGGAATGCCCCTTGAAACTGAGCGCGTTGCCAATCCGCCTGTCTTTGACATTCAGAACTCAACATTTCCAGGCAGGACCATGGCATGCATTGGGTTGGCAACACCAAGTTGACAACCCCTTGATGCTATGTAACCTCTTTATTTACTGATTCTCAGAATCAGCCGCAGAGCGTGCCTCTTATAACTTTATTCAGATTGGATTCGGTCGCCCACACCAATGAAAGGAGCTAATCCTATGAGCACCGACAGTCAGTGCCCGGTAACAGGCAGAGCTAACAAGCACTCAGCCAGAGGTGGTAGAATGAACCGCGACTGGTGGCCGAACCAGTTGAACCTCAAGATTCTGCACCAGCACTCCCCCCTATCCAATCCCATGGGTGGTAATTTTAACTATTCAGAAGAATTCGAGACTCTCGACCTGGCCGCAGTCAGGCAGGATATTTTCGAGTTGATGACCACTTCACAGGAGTGGTGGCCAGCCGACTACGGCCACTACGGTCCGTTGTTCATACGCATGGCCTGGCACAGCGCCGGCACCTACCGTACCGGCGACGGCCGCGGCGGCGCAAGATCTGGCAGTCAGCGCTTTGCCCCCCTGAACAGTTGGCCCGACAACGCCAACCTCGACAAGGCGCGCATGCTGTTATGGCCTATCAAACAAAAGTACGGCAAGAAGATCTCCTGGGCCGACCTGCTGATCTTCGCTGGCAACTGTGCGCTTGAATCGATGGGTTTCAAAACATTCGGTTTCGGTGGCGGGCGCGAGGACATCTGGGAGCCAGGAGAGGACATATACTGGGGGGCGGAAGATACCTGGCTGGGCGACACACGTTATTCCGGCGAGCGGCTGCTGGAAAATCCACTGGCCGCCGTTCAGATGGGTCTGATCTATGTGAATCCCGAAGGCCCGAACGGCAACCCTGATCCGCTTGCAGCGGCAAAGGATATACGCGAAACCTTCGCTCGTATGGCGATGAATGACGAGGAAACTGTGGCGCTCATCGCCGGTGGGCACACCTTCGGCAAATGCCACGGCGCCGGCGCTGCAACGCATGTGGGGCCCGAGCCGGAAGGCGCAAGCATCATTGAGCAAGGGTTGGGTTGGAAATGCAGCTTCGGCACCGGGAAAGGCGAATACACTATCACAAGCGGTCTGGAGGGAGCCTGGACCACGAACCCGGTGAAGTGGGACAATGGCTTTTTTGACGTCTTGTTCCGTTATGATTGGGCTCTCACCAAAAGCCCAGCCGGTGCACATCAGTGGACTCCAACCGATCCCGCCGCAAAGGGCACCGTGCCGGACGCCCATAATCCAACCAAGCGGCATGCGCCCATGATGCTTACCACGGACCTCGCCCTGAAGTTGGATCCGATCTATGGGCCGATTTCCAAGCGCTTCCATGAGCAGCCTGACGTGTTCGCAGATGCGTTTGCCCGGGCCTGGTTCAAGCTGACGCACCGTGACATGGGGCCGCGCGCCTGTTATCTCGGCCCACAGGTTCCTGCAGAAGATCTGATCTGGCAGGATCCACTCCCCGCACGGAATCACGAGCTCATTGACGATAAAGACATCGCTGAACTCAAGGGCAAGATCATTACCTCAGGGCTGTCGATCCCGCAGTTGGTTTCGACTGCTTGGGCATCTGCATCCACCTTCCGCAGCTCCGACAGGCGCGGTGGGGCCAACGGGGCGCGCATTCGTCTTGCCCCGCAAAAGGATTGGGAAGTTAACCAGCCGGCTCAGTTGAAGCTCGTGCTAGAAACCCTTGAGGGAATCCAAAAACAGTTCAACAGCGCCCAGTCTGGCGGCAAGCGGGTATCGATCGCCGATTTGATCGTTCTTGGTGGATGCGCTGCTATAGAGCTGGCAGCAAGGAATGCCGGCCACGAAGTTCTTGTTCCATTCACGCCGGGACGCACTGATGCGAAGCAGGAGCAAACCGACGTGGTTGCATTTGCCCCCCTGGAACCGACAGCGGACGGGTTCCGAAACTACCTCAAGGCAAGGTACTCGGTATCGGCAGAAGAGTTGCTCGTTGATCGAGCGCAACTACTGACGCTGAGCGCACCAGAGATGACGGTCCTCATCGGCGGCATGCGCGTTCTGGATGCTAACGCGAATCAGTCCCGGCACGGGGTGTTCACCAAGCAGCCGGGAACGCTCACCAATGACTTCTTCGTGAATCTGCTCGATATGAGCACCACGTGGAGCGCGACCTCGGAAGCCGAAGATGTCTTTGAGGGGCGCGACCGCGTTACCGGCGAGATGAAGTGGACCGGCACCCGTGTCGACCTCATTTTCGGTTCCAATTCGCTGCTCCGAGCCCAGGCGGAGGTATACGGCTGCAAGGACTCACAGGAGAAGTTCCTGCTTGACTTCATTGCGGCTTGGTGCAAGGTGATGAACCTCGACCGCTTCGACATCGCCAAGTCATAGTGATCGGATGCGGATAAAGCCCGCTAAAAAAGCAGAGGTCCCTGTCATGCACGACAGGGACCTCTGCTGGGCCTGTTGCAATCCTTCCCAAAACCTCAGATCTTCACCGTCTTGTAAAGGAAGTTCTTGAACCGGAAGAAGCGCTTTCTTTCTTCTTCGTCCTCCTGGGGATCGCCGGTGATGGCTTTTAAATACTTGGCGATCTCGGGCATGTTCTTGCCGGCGGCAACCCGACTCTTCTCGATTATCAGCCGCACCACGTCGCGGGAAATCTGGCTCTGCGAGTAGGGCTGGTACACTGCCTCCCAGAAATCGCTCCCACCTTCTATCTCGGCTAATATCCCCCCGGCGACTTCTTCGGAAAGCCTTTCGGCCGCGGGCGCCATCTGCTCGCGCATCCCGTCCCTTATGGCTTTCTTTATGTCCTCGCCGGTGACCATCTTGCCGGTCCTGAAGAAGAGGGCGCGCAACAGTATGCTGCGCAGCTCGCGGATGTTCCCCTTGTAGTTGTGACTTACCAAGGCGTCTTTCGCGTCCTGGGAGAGGCTCGGCTCGTCGTCGCGCACCTCTTCTTCGCGGCTTCTGTAGGTGCGGTAGAGCTTTCCAAGGAAGTGGGTGGAGAGGTCGGGGATGTCCTCGCGCCGCTCGTTAAGCGACGGCACCACGACGGAGAGCTCGGTCAGGCGGTGGAAGAGGTCCTCGCGGAAGTTCCCCAAGGCGATCTCTTTGCTCAGGTCCTTGTTGGTCGCGGCAACGAGCAGGACGCGGCTGATCCGCTCGCGGTTCTCGCCCAGGCGCACGAACCCGCCGTTGTCGAGGAAGCGCAGCAGCTGGACCTGGGTCTTGGGGTCGGCGTCGCCAATCTCGTCCAGGAAGACGATGCCTCCGGCGGCTTCCTCGATGATCCCTTTGCGGTCGCTGTAGGCGCCGGTGAAGGCACCCTTGATGTGGCCGAAGAGCTCGGAGTAGGTGAGGTCCCCGCTGTAGGCGGCGATGTTGGTCTTCTTCACCGGGAGCTCGCCGTCCGGGTTTATCTGCTGCCGGTACAGCTCGTTGAGCTTGTTGTAGAGGTTGTTGAAGAAGAATTCCTTCCCCGCGCCGGTCGGCCCCAGCACCAGGATGGAGGGGAGGCCTATGGTCGCCTCCTGCAATATGTTCTTGCTCCACAACCCGATCCGGTTGGATAAGGGCTGCGCCACGGTGTTGATGAAGGCGACGATCTCCTGCGCCTTGCGGCTGTTGCCGATGATGTTTCCCAGGCGGTAGGAGGAGACTTTCGGGTCCTTGTAGGAGATGTCGCTTTGCAGCTTGTTCACCTCGGACTGCAGCCTTTCGATGCGCTGAATGTCCGAGATGTGGCGCGAGGTGAGCCGGTCGATGATCTGCAGGATCCGCTTGTGCTCTTCGGTGAAGTACCCCTCTTGCAGCGAATTTAGGCAGATGACGGCGATCACCTCGTCATCGCTGATGACCGGGACCGCCATCTCGCTTTGGATCAACTCGTTCATCGGGCGGTGGAACCCCTCGTGCTGGCTTTGGTCCGCCACCTGCTCGATGATCTTCGGTTCCTTGTTCCAGGCGACGTAGCCGGTGAGGCTGCGCTCCTCGGCGGGAAGGTCGGCGCCGCCGATCTTGAAGGGGGGGATCTTCTTCTTGAGCCATTCCTTGTTCTTAGCCCCGACGATGGTCCCTTCCTCGGTTTCCACCACCAGCCACTTCACCCCCTCGCGCTCCTGCACGATGGCGATGCTCCCGGTGTCGGCGCCGATGAGTTCGGTCGCCTTGGAGAGTACCTTGGTGAGGAAGCCGTGCAGCCCCTCGTTGGGCTCCTGGAGCAGGTCGGAGATCTCGGAAAGGACCTTGATTTCGAGGTGCTCGCCCCCGACCTCGTTGATGACCCGCTCCACCATCTCGGCGTGGGTCTGCAAAAGGCCCATCTCGAATTCGGTGTAGCTGGTGGCCTCGCGGGTGAAGTAGTTCATCAGGCAGATGATGCGCCGCGTCTCCGGCTCGACCCGCGGCACCATGTACAGGGTGCGCAGCCCCATCTCTTCAATCAGTGCGCGGCGCTGGATGGACTGGTCAAAAAGGTCGGGGAAGAACATGGGCTTCAGAAGGCTCGGGTCCGTGACCACGCCGTCTTCGTTGACGTAGCGCGAAACGAGCGAAGTGCCGTGCTTCAGGTCGATGTTGCCCACGTTGTCATAGCGGTATTTCAGGTCCGGGTCCTGGGCGTGGCTCGCCAGCACCTCCATCCCCCCCTTGTTGGGGACGAGCACCGAGGCGAGCGTCAGCCCGTCGATGAGGTTCACGGCGGAGCGCACCATGAAGCCGGCGGCCTCGCGTCTCTTGTAGAGTTCGACCCGCCGGGCCAGCAGAAGCTGCTGGTGGTATTTCCTGGCATGGTCCACTCTCTCTCCCGCCCTCGCCAGGAACGGGACCAGCGTGTCGATCTTCTCCTGGGAGAGCGCGCCGCCGTCCAGGCAGGCGACGCCGATCGATTTGCCTTGGCTGGTAATGGGGAGCATGGTCGTCCCGTCGATCTGGAAACGGCGCGAGAATTCCTGGTCCAAGGGGAGTCCGGTTTCGGCGGGGTTCTGGTACTGGGCCACCTCTTGGGTCACGAAGGTGCGGGAGACCGCGGCTTCGGCGGAGATGATGGGGAAGGTTTCCTGTCTGATCTCGGTGGCAAAGCTGCCGCAGGAAAAGGCGCAGGAAAGGGCGCCCTTGGTGAGATCCTCAAGGTATATGCGCACGCGTTCCTGCCCGGAGACGAGCCTAGACCCTTCGCCGACCAGGTGCAGCATTTCGTCCAGGTTTTCCTTTCCGAAAGAGGCGATGCGGTCGCCTAACTTTTTCAGTTGTTGTTCCATGACGGCTATCTGTTCCTCTGAGTACAAAATTTACACACCAGAAACACATTAGAGGAAAACGGAGGCGGTGTCAACATCAGGGGGAGAGCCAGAATTACGTCTCTTTCCCCCTCCCTGTCCCTCTCCCAAAGGGAGAGGGGACGCTGGGACGAGGTTTCTTGTCTCCCCTCGCCCGGAGGGAGAGGGGCGGGGGTGAGGGCGGTTGCGAGGGAGTAAGAAGAGTGGTGGCAGGAGCGGGTAGGGGGGGAACCCCCTTGTGCCGGTTCTAGTTGAACCCTTTGCGGATCTGGTACAGGTCCTCGAGGTTCAGGCCGTTCAGTTCGAAGAATTCGCGCTCCAGTTCCTCGACGTAAAAACGGTCGAGGCCGGAGTTCTCCAGGAAATCCTCGCGCAGCAGGCAGTTGTTCTCGTTGATGATCTGGGGGAGCAGGTTGTGGATGTAGACCGCTTCCTTCTTGATGGTGAGGATCGCCTCCTGGAACAGGTGGGCGGGGATGTCGCCCGAAAGGATCTTCTTGTGGTTGAGCTCCTCGGCGAGTTCCTTCTTGAGCGCGTCCTGGTCGCCCTTGGTGGCGTACTTGGAGTAGAAATTGCGGATACGGTCCTTCACGTGCTCCAGGAGGGTCAGGTAGAGGCGCTCGTCGTTGTCGATGCGCACCAGCTGCTCCAAAAGCGCGGTGGTGGTCAGGCGGTTCTCCTCGATCAGCTTCAGCCCGGCCGCAAGCGTCGTCACCTTTTTGCGGCCGTAGATCCCCAGGTACTTGTCCTCGAAGATGCCGGAGATAAAGAGCTTGGTGAAGAGGTCCGGGGCCAGCATGTCGAAGGCGCTCTTGTTCCCCAGGAGACTCCTGATCATCTCCTCGGATATCCTGACGTTTTCCATGAAGGCGAGCTGGTTGATCGCGGACGAGGTGGCATCGTAGCGGTCGAAGTAGGTGATGATGTAGGAGTACCCTTCGAGGATCGAGATGTCGGCGCCGTCGCGGATCTTCTCGTCGCAGGCCTTGCTCGCGTCCAAGAGCATCTCCTCGAAGGCGTGGTCGCGGTTTTCCGCAGCCTGCTTCTTCGCGAAGAGGAGCTTCAGCATGTCCTCGGGTTCGATGGTGCTCTCGATGTGCCGTTCGGAAAGGAACATCCCCTCCAGGATCTGCCTTGTTTCGGAGATGTAGTTGCTCTCTTCCAGGTCGACGAGCTTCTTGTCCTTCTTCAGCATCTCGTCGAGCGTGTAGAAGAGCGCTCCGGGGATCTTGTTGCGCACCGAGAGGGTCTTCAGGCGGGTGAGCCTCGCGTTTTCGAGCTTGTTGATCTCCCCCTTGCGGTTGCAGGCGATCAGGATCTTCCGGTACTCGTCGACGATGCGGCGGTTGTCGGGGTGCTTGTACATGACGTCGATCCGGATCCGCTCCTGCTGGTAGCGGTCGATGCCGTAGCGCTCGGCCAAGGCGGCGAGCGTCTGGAAGTCCGAATCGGTGATCTTCTTGTTGTTGAAGTAAAGGGTCTTGAAGCGGTCGCTGTATTCGCGGTGCTTTACGTTGATGAGCTTGAAGAGGAAAAGGTGTGCGCCCGGGTCGTCGACGATGTTGAGGATCTCGTCGATGATGAGGTTGTCCTGCTCCTCTCCCACGGCGTCGGAGCGCTTGAGCGCCTTGCCCAGCACCTTGACGATGCGCTCCTGCTGCTCGTGCATGGCGCCGTTGAAGGCCGAACCGGTCAGGGCGAAGAAATAGTTGAAGATGGCGTTGCCG from Citrifermentans bremense harbors:
- the katG gene encoding catalase/peroxidase HPI encodes the protein MSTDSQCPVTGRANKHSARGGRMNRDWWPNQLNLKILHQHSPLSNPMGGNFNYSEEFETLDLAAVRQDIFELMTTSQEWWPADYGHYGPLFIRMAWHSAGTYRTGDGRGGARSGSQRFAPLNSWPDNANLDKARMLLWPIKQKYGKKISWADLLIFAGNCALESMGFKTFGFGGGREDIWEPGEDIYWGAEDTWLGDTRYSGERLLENPLAAVQMGLIYVNPEGPNGNPDPLAAAKDIRETFARMAMNDEETVALIAGGHTFGKCHGAGAATHVGPEPEGASIIEQGLGWKCSFGTGKGEYTITSGLEGAWTTNPVKWDNGFFDVLFRYDWALTKSPAGAHQWTPTDPAAKGTVPDAHNPTKRHAPMMLTTDLALKLDPIYGPISKRFHEQPDVFADAFARAWFKLTHRDMGPRACYLGPQVPAEDLIWQDPLPARNHELIDDKDIAELKGKIITSGLSIPQLVSTAWASASTFRSSDRRGGANGARIRLAPQKDWEVNQPAQLKLVLETLEGIQKQFNSAQSGGKRVSIADLIVLGGCAAIELAARNAGHEVLVPFTPGRTDAKQEQTDVVAFAPLEPTADGFRNYLKARYSVSAEELLVDRAQLLTLSAPEMTVLIGGMRVLDANANQSRHGVFTKQPGTLTNDFFVNLLDMSTTWSATSEAEDVFEGRDRVTGEMKWTGTRVDLIFGSNSLLRAQAEVYGCKDSQEKFLLDFIAAWCKVMNLDRFDIAKS
- a CDS encoding GPMC system transcriptional regulator, whose product is MEQQLKKLGDRIASFGKENLDEMLHLVGEGSRLVSGQERVRIYLEDLTKGALSCAFSCGSFATEIRQETFPIISAEAAVSRTFVTQEVAQYQNPAETGLPLDQEFSRRFQIDGTTMLPITSQGKSIGVACLDGGALSQEKIDTLVPFLARAGERVDHARKYHQQLLLARRVELYKRREAAGFMVRSAVNLIDGLTLASVLVPNKGGMEVLASHAQDPDLKYRYDNVGNIDLKHGTSLVSRYVNEDGVVTDPSLLKPMFFPDLFDQSIQRRALIEEMGLRTLYMVPRVEPETRRIICLMNYFTREATSYTEFEMGLLQTHAEMVERVINEVGGEHLEIKVLSEISDLLQEPNEGLHGFLTKVLSKATELIGADTGSIAIVQEREGVKWLVVETEEGTIVGAKNKEWLKKKIPPFKIGGADLPAEERSLTGYVAWNKEPKIIEQVADQSQHEGFHRPMNELIQSEMAVPVISDDEVIAVICLNSLQEGYFTEEHKRILQIIDRLTSRHISDIQRIERLQSEVNKLQSDISYKDPKVSSYRLGNIIGNSRKAQEIVAFINTVAQPLSNRIGLWSKNILQEATIGLPSILVLGPTGAGKEFFFNNLYNKLNELYRQQINPDGELPVKKTNIAAYSGDLTYSELFGHIKGAFTGAYSDRKGIIEEAAGGIVFLDEIGDADPKTQVQLLRFLDNGGFVRLGENRERISRVLLVAATNKDLSKEIALGNFREDLFHRLTELSVVVPSLNERREDIPDLSTHFLGKLYRTYRSREEEVRDDEPSLSQDAKDALVSHNYKGNIRELRSILLRALFFRTGKMVTGEDIKKAIRDGMREQMAPAAERLSEEVAGGILAEIEGGSDFWEAVYQPYSQSQISRDVVRLIIEKSRVAAGKNMPEIAKYLKAITGDPQEDEEERKRFFRFKNFLYKTVKI
- a CDS encoding TIGR04442 family protein, producing the protein MFKDIRLHGYANEQIEFYAITAGTEAYNRYFFNTDPTDPDEIRFFSPGNEFVIGRKGITHRGNGGSFCEYMFGVDQPIADLAKEEVSNRLIIYGTHYDHRTGTLKFSDRTEGYHSYDKIFFDGNAIFNYFFALTGSAFNGAMHEQQERIVKVLGKALKRSDAVGEEQDNLIIDEILNIVDDPGAHLFLFKLINVKHREYSDRFKTLYFNNKKITDSDFQTLAALAERYGIDRYQQERIRIDVMYKHPDNRRIVDEYRKILIACNRKGEINKLENARLTRLKTLSVRNKIPGALFYTLDEMLKKDKKLVDLEESNYISETRQILEGMFLSERHIESTIEPEDMLKLLFAKKQAAENRDHAFEEMLLDASKACDEKIRDGADISILEGYSYIITYFDRYDATSSAINQLAFMENVRISEEMIRSLLGNKSAFDMLAPDLFTKLFISGIFEDKYLGIYGRKKVTTLAAGLKLIEENRLTTTALLEQLVRIDNDERLYLTLLEHVKDRIRNFYSKYATKGDQDALKKELAEELNHKKILSGDIPAHLFQEAILTIKKEAVYIHNLLPQIINENNCLLREDFLENSGLDRFYVEELEREFFELNGLNLEDLYQIRKGFN